One genomic segment of Labrus bergylta chromosome 17, fLabBer1.1, whole genome shotgun sequence includes these proteins:
- the alpk2 gene encoding alpha-protein kinase 2: MDVLPLCTDDQKPSPTPLTACQAGDLNSFPLLHTPTESQISAYETVSDLSDLNEKSIETLSNISKNLLQGKSKDSDFRSDLECFSPCTEPVSKDDDFRVGSPFGPSKPQLPLLSQISHDPISPLSESFPDIRQEPSLSFSENSPAQTFEAMSCTSGGLMKPSLTESPSTPSSSPQLGQVTCQSRSLSHRSDSLESDASMAQVSELYIFESETQDFILSPNVKPQEIKCPEHQQLSETGGMSANPDCDTHVLMNDSVNLVKPCHHGSNEEKVMVDYESHMSGNARLGSPADPCEAGLMSGNDAGQGTAEVTDTTLQKCQSDSPIELWLDACQYLTHEDKEDRDVLNKTSYSVMQGVLTDTSDWSFPPGERQVSGYYPDGTEVIGWSSDDTKGWGPPVERWSSVDSWASALSDWTEIISAPPEDFTAAFTEIGAEIDALTQALAEVNTHIDRDTSKGEKGQAAAVKAHSQQPMGVQDQPHEASNVPGGSILSGQSCLFLSPESGGGEIQDREAFQSVESLCDSTQAAPGQKVSEEIQGSQAESSQYPSHQESLMGSSAATVASSGGFDKGVTPGSTTSAYLDICHFGGYVESAETDSLISNEEDSIILNITEDTDLEDQNAPAELIMDEPFGGELCNVTEETSISQPDSINKQEAKRSCGPAEVDRKGIECSTDLHFLSVHTSTNLHVPGGDIKPDLDINVPEHVTSDTLPVFDGAFQLEPQGGSPRFIMPLAPLSIGSSFVCRTSSSLDKDQTCAKRNLNDNRDLSCDHIQPCTLWPTLDGITDKHSFKGDEDLVIKKENTVESSEKSSEEHKLDSNSECSFTLRKTINEDINDLSRELSNLAVVPADHFFISEKNRVAYVTLDLNDPFAPRFAKPIDTDITSKKAEVNQKSAEKMPHKSHKSSSEGKTRSKKDKSASHHHGVQATKKQENLSKPVSTQQVCKQQDTHPLTVENHTSENTPAVLEDKEVKLVIETCVANEKAPSKPHGKKKKKHAPNATGAKCVVEQLVEVENGAKPKTAKGRIEMFEAKLDAKSGKTQKDSIKSNSAEKILQQTEGKASQREQKPHHVDHKEHQTKNSPSPPNDDIKKRRLSEDKFGKIVGVFESKLPKPDVSIQAKGEKAKADAGATRKKAYSEVVKQKSTPTEEIKVVKPIQVVSVSGDPQSLCLWCQFTAVFSNHTVTWSRDGTVLAEIKRSAGDESRASLTISNASHKDLGKYQCLLTSLHGSVTLDYLLTYEVLSEIVIPPTPKTITCAPVEVEGEEEDVRCSRLLFKEDFLSEQYFGENQPASIITEKIHFGEGMHRRAFRTKMQAGQIPLLLPGDSCVLKVHTSISYGTKNDDELVQKNFSLAVEECQVQNTAREYIKAYTTAAQSLEAFGEIPEIIPIYLVHRPSNDVPYATLEEELIGDFVKYSVKDGKEINLMRRDSEAGQKCCAFQHWVYQNTEGNLLVTDMQGVGMRLTDVGIATCKKGYKGFKGNCATTFIDQFKALHQCNRFCEILGLKSLQPKPKKPAGAPKPKPQPAASAAAAPKKKTFGPTVKGKS; this comes from the exons ATGGATGTCTTGCCCCTTTGCACAGACGACCAAAAACCGTCACCAACACCTCTTACAGCATGTCAAGCAGGAGATTTAAACTCGTTCCCTCTTCTGCACACTCCCACAGAAAGCCAAATATCTGCATACGAGACTGTGTCAGATCTTTCAGACCTCAATGAGAAATCGATCGAGACtttgtcaaatatttccaaaaacCTTCTTCAGGGGAAAAGCAAGGACTCAGACTTCAGATCAGATTTAGAGTGTTTTTCACCATGTACAGAGCCTGTATCAAAGGATGATGATTTTAGGGTTGGTAGCCCTTTTGGCCCATCAAAACCTCAGTTACCTCTTTTATCTCAAATCTCTCATGACCCTATTTCCCCCCTATCTGAATCTTTTCCAGACATTAGACAAGAACCATCGCTCTCTTTTTCTGAAAACAGTCCAGCTCAAACTTTCGAGGCCATGTCATGTACTTCTGGGGGCTTGATGAAGCCATCTCTCACCGAGTCTCCCTCCACCCCTAGTTCTAGTCCTCAACTCGGGCAAGTCACTTGTCAATCAAGGTCTTTATCACATAGGTCAGATAGTTTGGAGAGTGATGCATCCATGGCACAAGTGTCAGAGCTTTATATCTTTGAAAGTGAGACACAGGACTTTATCCTAAGTCCTAATGTAAAGCCTCAAGAGATTAAATGTCCAGAACACCAGCAATTATCAGAAACAGGGGGGATGTCGGCAAACCCTGACTGTGATACACATGTCCTGATGAATGATTCAGTAAACCTGGTTAAACCATGTCATCACGGCTCAAATGAGGAGAAAGTTATGGTGGACTATGAGTCACACATGAGCGGTAATGCAAGGCTTGGATCACCTGCGGATCCCTGTGAGGCAGGCTTGATGTCAGGAAATGATGCAGGACAGGGGACAGCAGAGGTCACTGATACAACCctccaaaaatgtcaaagtgacagCCCTATCGAGCTGTGGCTGGATGCATGCCAGTATCTGACACATGAGGATAAAGAAGACAGGGATGTTTTGAACAAGACAAGTTATTCTGTGATGCAAGGAGTGCTCACAGATACCAGTGACTGGTCTTTTCCCCCAGGAGAGAGACAAGTATCAGGTTACTACCCTGATGGAACCGAGGTGATTGGCTGGTCCAGCGATGACACCAAAGGTTGGGGGCCACCGGTTGAGAGGTGGTCATCAGTAGACAGCTGGGCAAGTGCTCTCTCAGACTGGACGGAGATCATCTCGGCTCCACCTGAGGACTTTACCGCTGCATTCACAGAGATAGGGGCTGAGATAGATGCTTTGACACAGGCACTAGCAGAGGTAAATACCCACATAGATAGAGACACTTCAAAAGGAGAAAAGGGTCAAGCGGCAGCAGTGAAGGCACATTCGCAACAACCCATGGGTGTCCAGGATCAGCCTCATGAGGCGTCAAACGTCCCAGGGGGATCCATCCTCTCCGGGCAGAGCTGCCTCTTTTTGAGTCCTGAATCTGGTGGAGGTGAGATCCAGGATAGAGAGGCGTTCCAGAGTGTTGAATCCTTATGTGATTCAACACAAGCCGCACCAGGACAAAAAGTGTCAGAAGAGATCCAGGGCAGCCAGGCTGAGAGCTCTCAATACCCGTCACATCAGGAATCACTTATGGGATCATCTGCAGCTACAGTGGCCTCTTCTGGAGGATTTGACAAAGGTGTAACTCCTGGATCCACTACTTCTGCTTATCTTGATATTTGTCACTTTGGTGGATATGTGGAGTCTGCGGAGACAGACAGCCTCATCAGCAATGAAGAAGATTCAATCATACTTAATATAACAGAGGATACAGATTTGGAGGATCAAAATGCACCTGCAGAGCTGATAATGGATGAG CCCTTTGGAGGTGAACTGTGTAACGTGACAGAAGAAACCAGTATCTCCCAGCCAGACTCCATCAACAAGCAGGAAGCTAAAAGGAGCTGTGGGCCAGCTGAGGTTGATCGCAAAGGAATCGAATGTTCAACAGATCTTCATTTCCTTTCCGTACACACATCGACAAACTTGCACGTGCCAGGTGGGGACATAAAACCTGACCTGGATATTAACGTTCCTGAACACGTGACATCAGACACACTCCCAGTCTTTGACGGGGCTTTTCAGTTGGAGCCACAGGGGGGGAGTCCTAGGTTTATTATGCCCTTGGCTCCTCTCAGTATTGGCTCCTCCTTCGTCTGTCGAACAAGCAGTAGTTTGGACAAAGATCAAACTTGCGCCAAAAGGAATCTCAATGACAACAGAGACCTCAGTTGTGATCACATACAACCTTGCACACTCTGGCCAACCTTGGATGGGATTACAGACAAACACTCATTCAAAGGTGATGAGGATTTGgttattaaaaaggaaaatacagtAGAGTCTTCTGAGAAATCGTCAGAAGAGCATAAACTGGACTCTAACAGTGAGTGTTCCTTTACTCtgagaaaaacaataaatgagGATATTAATGACCTCAGTAGAGAACTATCAAACTTGGCTGTTGTTCCAGCAGATCACTTTTTTATCTCAGAGAAGAATCGTGTTGCATATGTTACTTTAGATTTAAATGACCCGTTTGCTCCCAGGTTTGCAAAACCCATAGACACAGACATAACATCGAAAAAGGCAGAGGTAAATCAGAAGTCAGCCGAAAAGATGCCTCACAAATCCCATAAATCAAGCTCAGAGGGCAAAACACGCTCTAAAAAAGACAAGTCAGCTAGTCATCATCATGGTGTACAAGCTACCAAGAAACAAGAGAATTTATCTAAACCTGTTTCAACCCAGCAAGTTTGCAAACAGCAGGACACCCATCCTCTTACTGTAGAAAACCATACTAGTGAGAACACTCCAGCTGTGCTTGAGGACAAAGAGGTTAAATTGGTGATTGAGACTTGTGTTGCAAATGAGAAGGCTCCAAGCAAGCCACAtggcaaaaagaagaagaaacatgcTCCGAATGCAACAGGAGCGAAATGTGTTGTGGAACAACTGGTGGAAGTTGAGAATGGAGCAAAACCAAAGACTGCAAAAGGAAGGATTGAGATGTTTGAGGCCAAGCTAGATGCTAAATCTGGGAAAACTCAAAAAGACAGCATTAAGTCAAATAGTGCTGAGAAAATCTTACAGCAAACGGAGGGCAAAGCTTCCCAGAGAGAACAAAAGCCCCATCATGTTGACCACAAAGAGCATCAGACGAAAAACTCTCCCAGTCCTCCGAACGATGATATTAAAAAACGACGACTGTCAGAGGATAAGTTTGGAAAGATTGTCGGTGTTTTTGAGTCTAAACTACCAAAGCCAGATGTTTCCATCCAGGCCAAGGGAGAGAAAGCCAAGGCTGATGCGGGGGCAACTCGTAAGAAGGCCTACAGTGAAGTGGTCAAACAGAAAAGCACACCTACGGAAG AAATCAAGGTAGTGAAGCCCATCCAGGTGGTGTCGGTGAGCGGGGACCCCCAGAGTCTGTGCCTGTGGTGTCAGTTTACGGCTGTGTTCTCCAACCACACTGTCACCTGGAGCAGGGATGGCACTGTTCTGGCTGAGATCAAGAGAAG TGCAGGGGATGAGAGCAGAGCGTCATTGACCATCTCAAATGCATCCCATAAAGACTTGGGCAAGTACCAGTGTCTCCTTACCAGTCTACATGGATCAGTCACGCTGGACTATCTGCTTACATATGAAG tGCTTAGTGAGATTGTCATCCCTCCAACTCCAAAGACTATCACAT gtgcccCCGTAGAGGTGGAAGGTGAAGAAGAGGACGTCCGCTGTTCCAGGCTGCTGTTTAAAGAGGATTTCTTATCTGAACAATACTTTGGAGAGAATCAACCTGCCAGTATAATTACTGAAAAGATCCACTTTGGGGAGGGGATGCACCGGCGAGCCTTCCGGACTAAGATGCAAGCGGGTCAGATACCCTTGTTACTACCTGGAGACTCGTGTGTGCTCAAAGTGCACACTTCTATAAGCTATGGGACCAAGAACGATGACGAGCTCGTTCAGAAGAACTTCAGCTTGGCTGTCGag GAGTGCCAGGTCCAGAACACAGCAAGAGAGTACATCAAGGCGTACACTACTGCAGCCCAGTCTTTGGAAGCCTTTGGAGAGATCCCAGA GATCATTCcaatctacctggttcaccgtCCATCCAATGACGTCCCGTACGCCAcactggaggaggagctgattGGTGACTTTGTCAAGTATTCAGTAAAAGATGGCAAAGAGATCAACCTGATGAGGCGGGACTCAGAGGCCGGACAGAAATGTTGTGCTTTCCAGCACTGGGTCTACcaaaacacagagggaaacCTTCTGGTTACTGACATGCAAG GAGTGGGAATGAGGCTTACTGATGTAGGAATAGCCACGTGTAAAAAAGG ATATAAGGGCTTCAAGGGAAACTGTGCCACCACCTTCATTGACCAGTTCAAAGCCTTGCACCAGTGCAACAGGTTCTGTGAGATTCTGGGCCTTAAGTCCCTGCAGCCCAAACCTAAAAAGCCTGCAGGGGCTCCGAAACCCAAACCCcaacctgctgcttctgctgctgctgcacccaAGAAGAAAACTTTTGGGCCAACAGTGAAGGGCAAGTCATAG